From Nitrospirota bacterium, the proteins below share one genomic window:
- a CDS encoding 3-hydroxyacyl-CoA dehydrogenase family protein, producing the protein MGSEKLAVIGCGTMGSGIAILCADAGLDTTVVESTQSRAREGMKRIDAYFAQSVAKGKATEQEKRDRIDRIHPTSELGQTAECDFIIEAVPEDLVMKKRLFGELHHICKKDALLLTNTSTLSITAIASGCGRPDKVAGMHFCNPAPIMPMIEIARGLHTSNETFDRVKSLCSSLGKKFVVAKDTPGFLTNFFLVSFVLDAVRLLEGGMASAQDIDKACKLGLGHPMGPFELMDTAGLDITCTVAESLYDQTKDTRYVPPALLRQMVDAGLLGRKSGRGFYEYGSSGIYGA; encoded by the coding sequence ATGGGTTCGGAAAAATTGGCCGTCATCGGATGCGGCACGATGGGTTCGGGCATCGCCATTCTGTGCGCGGATGCCGGGCTGGACACGACTGTGGTGGAATCCACGCAGTCGCGCGCGCGGGAGGGCATGAAACGCATCGATGCCTACTTCGCGCAGAGCGTGGCGAAAGGAAAGGCCACCGAGCAGGAGAAACGAGACCGCATCGACCGAATTCACCCCACTTCGGAGCTGGGGCAGACCGCGGAATGCGATTTCATCATCGAGGCCGTCCCCGAGGATCTTGTCATGAAGAAGCGGCTCTTCGGAGAGCTTCACCACATCTGCAAGAAAGACGCTCTCCTGCTGACCAATACCTCGACCCTGTCGATCACGGCGATCGCCTCCGGGTGCGGCCGGCCGGACAAGGTCGCCGGCATGCACTTCTGCAACCCCGCCCCGATCATGCCGATGATCGAAATTGCGCGCGGCCTTCACACCAGCAATGAAACCTTCGATCGGGTCAAATCCCTCTGCTCGAGCCTTGGAAAGAAGTTTGTTGTCGCCAAAGACACTCCCGGTTTCCTGACCAACTTCTTTCTCGTCTCATTCGTGCTCGACGCCGTCCGGCTTCTGGAGGGCGGCATGGCCTCGGCGCAGGATATCGACAAGGCGTGCAAGCTGGGCTTGGGCCATCCGATGGGCCCCTTTGAGCTGATGGACACCGCGGGACTCGACATCACCTGCACGGTGGCTGAATCCCTGTACGACCAGACGAAGGACACCCGATACGTTCCCCCCGCCCTGCTGCGACAGATGGTGGATGCCGGCCTCCTCGGCCGCAAGTCGGGCCGCGGGTTCTACGAGTACGGTTCGTCCGGAATCTACGGGGCATAA
- a CDS encoding c-type cytochrome yields MSRRKKIGLAAAVLLVAVGGGLWWVRCRNISPIERGRRVAMKAGCFNCHGDGGLQGIANPGAEEQEVPAWVGGTQMMYIHEKSEADLREWILYGYPKRKENDAAFQENRRRMLIKMPAYEGKLCCGQLEDLVKYFKAVSEMEEPSKDTPEHEGYEEAREHGCFGCHGPGGKGTPGNPSSLTGYIPSWSGADYDELVKDDAELEHWIREGTNPRLERNPLARFFLNRQTIKMPAYKDVLDEGDIESIKAYIRWLRSAGKP; encoded by the coding sequence GTGAGTCGAAGGAAGAAAATCGGACTGGCCGCGGCGGTCCTTCTGGTCGCTGTTGGAGGGGGATTGTGGTGGGTGAGGTGCCGGAACATCTCCCCGATTGAGCGGGGCCGGCGGGTGGCGATGAAAGCGGGCTGCTTCAACTGCCACGGCGACGGCGGCCTCCAAGGCATCGCGAATCCCGGCGCGGAGGAACAGGAGGTTCCGGCGTGGGTCGGTGGAACTCAGATGATGTACATCCACGAAAAGAGCGAGGCGGATCTGCGCGAGTGGATTCTCTACGGCTACCCCAAACGCAAGGAAAACGACGCGGCGTTCCAAGAGAATCGCAGGCGCATGCTCATCAAGATGCCCGCTTACGAAGGGAAGCTCTGCTGCGGGCAACTGGAAGATCTAGTGAAATATTTCAAGGCCGTTTCCGAGATGGAGGAGCCTTCGAAGGATACTCCCGAGCACGAGGGCTACGAGGAGGCGCGGGAGCACGGTTGCTTCGGTTGTCACGGTCCGGGCGGAAAGGGGACCCCAGGAAATCCATCCTCGCTCACCGGGTACATCCCGTCATGGAGCGGCGCGGACTACGACGAACTGGTGAAGGATGACGCCGAACTGGAGCACTGGATTCGGGAAGGGACCAACCCTCGCCTGGAAAGGAATCCGCTCGCCCGGTTCTTTCTCAATCGCCAGACGATCAAAATGCCGGCCTACAAGGATGTGTTGGACGAGGGAGATATCGAATCCATCAAGGCCTATATCCGCTGGCTGAGGTCCGCGGGGAAGCCGTGA
- a CDS encoding aspartate 1-decarboxylase produces MKRTLLKSKVHRASVTDKNIAYEGSITVDADLMKQADLVSFEQVDVYDINNGERFTTYVIPGAAGSGQIVVNGAAARRVEKDDLIIIASYAEYEEAEALRHEPRLVYVNAHNRPIEKAHVLQMPGRQAGLG; encoded by the coding sequence ATGAAGCGGACCTTACTTAAGTCGAAAGTGCATCGTGCGTCGGTGACGGACAAGAACATCGCGTACGAGGGAAGTATCACGGTAGACGCAGACCTGATGAAACAGGCGGACTTGGTCTCGTTCGAACAGGTGGATGTATATGACATCAACAACGGCGAACGGTTCACCACGTATGTCATCCCCGGTGCGGCGGGTTCGGGGCAGATCGTTGTGAATGGCGCGGCGGCCCGAAGAGTGGAGAAAGACGATTTGATCATCATCGCCAGCTATGCGGAATACGAGGAAGCGGAGGCCCTGAGGCATGAACCGCGGCTCGTCTACGTGAATGCGCACAATCGTCCCATCGAGAAAGCCCACGTTCTCCAAATGCCCGGCCGCCAGGCGGGACTCGGCTGA
- a CDS encoding GMC family oxidoreductase: MSNGRDLLSLAEVERFTRRDFLRSNSAFGVLLAASCGNGPKAAGSDGSHHGVLAVVGTALLGLGPQDKPFDPESVDRLVRKVFPSTEIDLVKVVSILARVIHYQPVFGLRFKTFGRLTREEQEEVLEGWLDSRIDSRRMLMVLLRTLCAMAHYGREEVWPEIGYDGPWVGRIPMPHVPVKVTSGVSSADDPETPAEMDAHTVVIGFGAGGGVAATELADRGVEVLALEAGAYVTSDQMNQREEEMIPRLFNEFGFRQTADRRINVIQGRGVGGSTVHNINLCYRAPEWIFEDWRRRSGVEDMSVAGMERHYQAVETRIRVTRIDESQVNLNNKVAVSGSQKLGWLFEVARHNRTDCLGSGFCELGCAYDRKNNIPVAFLPSFVAHGGKVVTNCRAQRIAVEGGSVVAVEAKSAAGRTMKIRCKRVIVSAGGIDSPVLLIRSGLGASNPRIGAGLHLHPGTSVAGLFDEPIEGWRGLPQSVVVTEFFKPRPEGSYVVVSAFGHPMLFSGIVPGVGRFHRDAMTQYRHVAALSPFIHDRTEGQVSVHGAGRPRIKYALTPSDLETLRESWVHCAKLLFAAGAKKVMLTMPKGAILEKPEEITRIAEVDMRSVPYVSVHPQSTCGIGSDPTKGAADPYGAVFGVKGVYVCDTSLYPDSIGVPPQLTAMALGHRLAEHLAAQS, translated from the coding sequence GTGTCGAACGGTAGAGATCTGCTTTCGCTGGCTGAAGTCGAACGGTTCACGCGTCGGGACTTTCTAAGAAGCAACAGCGCGTTTGGAGTGCTTCTGGCGGCCTCATGCGGGAATGGACCAAAGGCGGCTGGGAGCGATGGCAGCCACCATGGCGTCCTGGCCGTGGTGGGAACGGCGCTGCTGGGACTCGGTCCACAGGACAAGCCCTTCGATCCCGAGAGCGTCGATCGATTGGTTCGAAAAGTATTTCCAAGCACGGAGATCGATCTCGTCAAGGTCGTGAGTATTCTGGCGCGGGTGATCCATTATCAGCCTGTCTTTGGGCTTCGCTTCAAGACCTTTGGACGGCTTACGCGGGAAGAACAGGAAGAAGTTCTTGAGGGGTGGCTCGACAGCCGGATCGATTCGCGGCGAATGCTCATGGTTCTTTTGCGCACCCTCTGCGCCATGGCCCACTACGGGCGTGAGGAGGTGTGGCCGGAAATCGGATACGACGGGCCGTGGGTCGGCCGCATTCCCATGCCCCATGTTCCCGTGAAGGTGACATCGGGCGTGTCCTCGGCGGATGATCCGGAAACGCCGGCTGAGATGGACGCCCACACGGTCGTGATTGGGTTTGGCGCGGGTGGCGGCGTCGCGGCGACGGAGCTGGCCGACCGCGGAGTGGAAGTGCTCGCACTGGAAGCGGGGGCCTACGTCACAAGCGATCAAATGAATCAGCGGGAAGAAGAAATGATCCCGCGCTTGTTCAACGAATTCGGATTCCGGCAGACGGCGGACCGCCGGATCAACGTGATCCAGGGCCGCGGCGTGGGCGGGTCGACCGTCCATAACATCAACCTCTGCTACCGCGCCCCGGAGTGGATCTTCGAAGATTGGCGGCGCCGTTCGGGAGTGGAAGACATGAGCGTGGCCGGCATGGAGCGCCACTACCAGGCGGTGGAAACGCGGATCCGGGTAACTCGGATTGACGAAAGCCAAGTCAATCTCAACAACAAAGTGGCGGTGAGCGGCTCCCAAAAGCTGGGATGGCTTTTCGAGGTGGCAAGGCATAACCGGACGGACTGTCTCGGGAGCGGCTTCTGCGAATTGGGCTGCGCCTATGATCGTAAGAACAATATTCCCGTGGCCTTTCTCCCCTCGTTCGTGGCCCATGGAGGTAAGGTCGTCACGAATTGCCGGGCGCAACGGATCGCGGTGGAAGGTGGATCGGTCGTGGCGGTCGAAGCGAAATCAGCGGCCGGACGCACCATGAAGATCCGTTGCAAGCGTGTGATCGTCTCCGCGGGGGGAATCGACTCTCCGGTGCTGCTGATTCGATCGGGGCTTGGGGCAAGCAACCCACGGATTGGAGCGGGTCTCCATCTACACCCTGGGACGAGCGTGGCCGGCCTTTTCGATGAACCGATCGAGGGATGGCGGGGACTTCCCCAGAGCGTCGTGGTTACGGAGTTCTTCAAGCCGCGGCCCGAGGGATCCTACGTGGTGGTTTCGGCCTTCGGCCACCCCATGCTTTTCTCCGGAATCGTGCCCGGTGTCGGCCGATTCCATCGGGACGCCATGACGCAATATCGGCACGTCGCGGCGCTCTCACCCTTCATCCACGACCGGACGGAAGGGCAGGTGAGCGTCCACGGCGCAGGCCGACCGCGAATAAAATATGCGCTCACGCCGAGCGACTTGGAGACGCTTCGAGAATCCTGGGTGCACTGTGCGAAATTGCTGTTCGCTGCGGGCGCGAAGAAAGTCATGCTGACGATGCCGAAGGGAGCGATTCTCGAGAAGCCGGAGGAGATCACGAGGATCGCCGAGGTGGACATGCGTTCCGTGCCCTACGTGTCGGTCCATCCTCAGTCTACGTGCGGAATCGGCTCGGATCCCACCAAGGGTGCGGCCGATCCCTATGGGGCGGTGTTCGGGGTCAAAGGGGTTTACGTGTGCGACACCAGCCTGTATCCTGATTCCATTGGTGTTCCGCCGCAACTTACGGCGATGGCCTTGGGCCACCGGCTGGCGGAGCACCTGGCAGCTCAGTCGTAA
- a CDS encoding 3-hydroxybutyryl-CoA dehydrogenase (converts (S)-3-hydroxybutanoyl-CoA to 3-acetoacetyl-CoA) codes for MAKFETVGVIGSGTMGSGIAQLCAQAGMSVKMLQRSAASLEKGVKRIDDFLTGSVKKGKMTEDQKKETLGRVSGTMEMKDLAGCDVFIECTYENMELKREIFTAMDEIAKPNAVLSTTTSSLSISEIASSTRMPGRVIGLHFFNPAPIMKLVEVIRGIQTSEDTVESAVDFTRQIRKEPVVCKDSPAFIVNRLLIPMLNQAVQAYDDGLATREDMDAAVEMGLGYPLGLLKLADLIGLDICCNMAQGLYDGYREVRFSPPPLMKSMVKAGLLGRKSGRGFYSYNGNKK; via the coding sequence ATGGCTAAGTTTGAAACCGTAGGCGTCATCGGGAGCGGCACCATGGGCTCAGGAATCGCCCAACTCTGCGCTCAGGCGGGCATGTCGGTAAAAATGCTTCAGCGCAGCGCCGCCTCGCTCGAAAAAGGTGTGAAGCGGATCGACGATTTCCTTACAGGCAGTGTCAAGAAAGGAAAGATGACCGAAGATCAGAAAAAGGAAACCTTGGGACGCGTGTCCGGCACCATGGAGATGAAAGACCTCGCCGGCTGCGATGTGTTCATCGAATGCACGTACGAAAACATGGAGCTCAAGCGCGAGATCTTCACGGCGATGGATGAGATTGCCAAGCCCAACGCCGTCCTTTCCACGACAACCTCTTCTCTCTCGATCAGCGAGATCGCTTCCTCAACCCGGATGCCGGGGCGTGTCATCGGGCTCCATTTCTTCAACCCCGCACCCATTATGAAGCTTGTGGAGGTCATCCGCGGGATCCAGACTTCTGAGGACACGGTGGAATCGGCCGTGGACTTCACGCGCCAGATCCGAAAGGAGCCCGTGGTCTGCAAGGACAGCCCAGCCTTCATCGTCAATCGTCTGCTCATCCCGATGCTCAATCAGGCGGTCCAGGCGTACGACGACGGTCTGGCCACACGAGAAGACATGGACGCCGCCGTCGAAATGGGGCTCGGTTATCCCTTGGGCCTTCTGAAACTGGCCGACCTGATCGGACTGGATATCTGCTGCAACATGGCCCAAGGCCTGTACGACGGCTACCGGGAGGTCCGCTTTTCCCCCCCGCCGCTCATGAAGAGCATGGTCAAGGCCGGCCTCCTCGGCCGCAAGTCCGGCCGCGGTTTCTACTCCTACAACGGCAACAAGAAGTAG
- a CDS encoding type II toxin-antitoxin system RelE/ParE family toxin, with translation MIKSFKCADTEALTKGRRVKRFVNIETVARRKLRQLEIAGRLEDLRVPPGNRLEPLRGHRAGQHNIRVNDQHRVCFRWTDAGVEDVEIVDYH, from the coding sequence TTGATCAAGTCGTTCAAATGCGCCGACACGGAAGCTCTTACGAAAGGCCGGCGGGTCAAACGGTTTGTGAACATCGAGACCGTTGCCCGGCGCAAGCTTCGTCAACTCGAAATCGCAGGCCGGCTCGAAGACCTCCGCGTCCCGCCTGGAAACCGTCTGGAACCGCTCAGGGGCCATCGCGCGGGCCAGCACAATATTCGCGTGAATGATCAGCACCGCGTGTGCTTTCGCTGGACGGACGCGGGCGTCGAGGATGTGGAGATTGTCGATTACCATTAG
- a CDS encoding HigA family addiction module antidote protein has product MRRLRPVTPGELLREEFLRPMGLSQYRLAKEIGVPAQRVGEIVAGRRAVTADTDLRLCRFFGLSNGYWLRAQAAYDTEVAERVLGHALARIKPWAKSVNRGEPQGFRSTGP; this is encoded by the coding sequence ATGCGTAGACTCAGGCCTGTGACGCCCGGCGAGCTTCTGCGGGAGGAGTTCCTGAGGCCCATGGGGCTCAGTCAATACCGCTTGGCCAAGGAGATTGGGGTACCTGCTCAGCGAGTCGGCGAGATCGTGGCCGGCAGGCGGGCCGTCACAGCGGACACCGATTTGCGTCTGTGCCGATTCTTCGGCCTGTCCAATGGCTACTGGTTGCGGGCGCAGGCGGCCTACGACACCGAGGTGGCGGAGAGAGTCCTCGGCCATGCTTTGGCCAGGATCAAACCATGGGCAAAATCGGTGAACCGTGGAGAGCCGCAGGGCTTCCGTTCAACCGGCCCGTAG
- a CDS encoding tetratricopeptide repeat protein: MVEGNSQHGSPSAPTGVVTLVFTDIQGSTSLWERYPGAMSSALEIHNTFLRRTLADCGGYEVKTEGDSFMVAFGSAIQAVRWCLAAQEGLAAVQWPPEILAHEAAREEAKPDGERLFSGLRLRMGVHIGRPECRPDPVTGRMDYFGPMVNRAARVAAAAHGGQVVVTGWVWQEIEAQLALLGSPHTMDLGEYRLKGLESAEQVIQIIQIMPKSLAGRRFPPLRTAEVRKTNLTAAPTRFVGRKPDLQRLHEYFAGGERLVTILGPGGTGKTRLASQYGLLQLDHFSHDGGGGVWFCDLSEATGVDGVFTAVAKALNVSIAAGRSPSETAYQLGQALAGRGRVLLILDNFEQVVESARATVGRWLELSPDAQFLISSRERLRLPGEMTHALGPLSLPKEDAEFAASEAVQLFVDRVRAVRQDYALTADEAPAVVAIVRHLDGIPLAIELAAARMGVLTPAKLLQRLPRRFEVLGGGDRDAASRQSTLRGAIDWSWNLLQPWEKSALAQCSVFKGGFMMEAAEAIIDLGEFPGPPWVLDVIQALRDKSLLRSFEPAGLPGELRFGLYESIAEYAAEKLAEAGRSEAALHRHAEYYVQMGSEIGGKIEGPDGIKVMRFLALESENLMAIHKRALVGSTLNAERVSQALRAVLAIDPVLSMRGPFDAHLSILDSARGMMNVPGVDPVLKARLLESRGRARRARGRLTDALADFENALEISKEVGNRSIEGMVLYDLGTLYRDLGQIDKAQPYLERALADQKAAGDRGMEGTVTGYVAIVAQDQGRLDEAASLYAEALRIHREVGNRRLEGITLGNLGHLHMEKGVRREARESFDLALSILREVGDRRFEGIVIGNLGVLEFDEGNHETAWHHLERALAIHREVGSRRFESIVLRDMGTVHLDRGGAEEAWELFQLALAIQREIGDRRLEAITLGHLGTAEAELSHIERSREAFEGAEKLAEAGHDESLKDLLHLERGHLDCALSRQAASEGDAAAAKAFRQTAENKIQAVMARGGPDLRFAVRILRRSLTAE, encoded by the coding sequence ATGGTTGAGGGAAACTCACAACACGGTTCCCCGTCGGCGCCGACCGGCGTCGTCACCCTCGTCTTTACCGATATTCAAGGCTCCACATCGCTCTGGGAGCGATATCCCGGCGCGATGAGTTCCGCGCTGGAAATCCACAATACGTTCCTGCGACGGACGCTGGCCGACTGCGGGGGGTATGAGGTCAAGACGGAAGGGGATTCCTTCATGGTCGCTTTCGGAAGCGCGATCCAAGCGGTCCGCTGGTGCCTGGCCGCGCAGGAAGGTCTGGCGGCTGTTCAATGGCCTCCAGAGATCCTCGCCCACGAGGCTGCGCGGGAAGAGGCCAAGCCCGATGGGGAACGGCTCTTTAGCGGCCTGCGTCTTCGGATGGGCGTTCACATCGGCCGGCCGGAATGTCGTCCGGATCCCGTGACGGGCCGGATGGATTACTTCGGCCCGATGGTGAACCGTGCCGCGCGGGTGGCTGCCGCTGCTCACGGAGGCCAAGTGGTTGTGACCGGGTGGGTTTGGCAGGAGATCGAAGCCCAACTCGCGCTCCTGGGATCGCCCCATACCATGGACTTGGGCGAGTACCGTCTGAAGGGATTGGAATCCGCCGAACAGGTCATCCAGATCATCCAGATCATGCCCAAGTCGCTTGCGGGGCGGCGATTCCCTCCTCTTCGTACGGCCGAAGTTCGCAAAACCAATCTGACCGCCGCGCCGACTCGTTTCGTCGGCCGGAAGCCGGACCTACAGAGGCTGCATGAGTATTTCGCCGGCGGGGAACGCCTCGTCACCATTCTCGGTCCCGGTGGCACGGGGAAGACCCGGCTGGCGTCGCAATACGGTCTGCTTCAATTGGACCATTTTTCACACGATGGGGGTGGTGGCGTGTGGTTCTGCGATCTCTCGGAGGCGACGGGCGTCGACGGCGTGTTTACGGCCGTAGCGAAGGCCCTCAACGTTTCCATTGCGGCGGGTCGGTCGCCGTCCGAAACCGCTTACCAGTTGGGGCAGGCGCTGGCCGGGCGTGGGCGGGTCCTGTTGATCCTCGACAATTTCGAACAGGTGGTGGAGTCCGCGCGGGCCACGGTGGGACGGTGGCTGGAACTTTCCCCGGACGCGCAGTTCCTTATCAGCTCAAGAGAGCGACTGCGGCTGCCGGGTGAGATGACCCATGCGTTGGGACCGCTGAGTCTTCCGAAAGAGGATGCGGAATTCGCCGCATCGGAGGCGGTGCAACTGTTTGTCGATCGCGTTCGGGCCGTCCGGCAGGACTACGCGCTGACGGCCGATGAGGCGCCGGCCGTGGTGGCCATTGTCCGACACTTGGATGGCATTCCACTGGCCATCGAACTGGCCGCGGCGCGGATGGGTGTTCTGACGCCGGCCAAGCTGCTCCAACGTCTCCCGAGACGCTTCGAGGTCCTCGGGGGGGGAGACCGGGACGCGGCCTCCCGTCAATCCACCCTCCGAGGGGCCATCGACTGGTCGTGGAATCTTCTTCAGCCGTGGGAGAAGTCCGCTCTCGCTCAGTGCTCCGTCTTCAAGGGAGGATTCATGATGGAGGCGGCCGAGGCGATCATCGATCTCGGGGAATTCCCGGGACCCCCTTGGGTGTTGGATGTCATCCAGGCCCTCCGTGACAAGTCGCTCCTGCGCTCCTTCGAACCCGCCGGTCTGCCCGGAGAGCTGAGGTTCGGTCTGTACGAGAGCATCGCGGAGTACGCCGCCGAGAAACTGGCCGAAGCCGGACGGAGCGAGGCAGCCCTTCACCGCCACGCGGAGTACTACGTTCAAATGGGATCGGAGATCGGCGGGAAGATCGAAGGGCCGGACGGCATCAAGGTCATGCGATTTCTGGCGCTGGAGTCGGAAAACCTGATGGCCATCCACAAGCGGGCACTGGTCGGCTCGACCCTGAACGCCGAACGTGTATCCCAGGCACTCAGGGCGGTCCTGGCTATCGACCCGGTCCTTTCGATGCGCGGGCCCTTCGATGCGCACCTATCCATTCTGGACTCCGCGCGCGGCATGATGAACGTTCCCGGCGTGGACCCGGTCTTGAAAGCCAGGCTATTGGAGTCGCGGGGTCGGGCCAGAAGGGCGCGCGGTCGCCTGACGGACGCATTGGCCGACTTCGAAAATGCCTTGGAGATCTCGAAAGAGGTGGGGAACCGGTCCATCGAGGGGATGGTGTTGTACGATCTGGGAACGCTGTATCGGGATCTGGGGCAGATCGACAAGGCGCAGCCGTATTTGGAGCGGGCGCTGGCCGACCAGAAGGCGGCCGGCGACAGGGGCATGGAGGGTACGGTCACCGGGTACGTGGCGATTGTGGCCCAGGATCAGGGGCGTTTGGACGAAGCGGCTTCACTGTACGCGGAAGCCCTTCGGATTCACCGCGAAGTTGGAAACCGGCGATTGGAAGGCATTACTCTCGGGAATCTCGGTCACCTCCACATGGAGAAAGGGGTGAGACGCGAGGCGCGGGAGAGCTTCGATCTGGCCTTATCCATTCTCCGTGAGGTGGGCGATCGGAGATTCGAGGGGATTGTTATTGGGAATTTGGGGGTCCTGGAATTCGATGAGGGAAATCACGAGACGGCCTGGCACCACTTGGAACGCGCCCTCGCCATCCACCGCGAGGTGGGGTCGAGGCGATTTGAGAGCATTGTGCTGCGCGACATGGGGACGGTGCATCTGGATCGGGGCGGCGCGGAAGAGGCTTGGGAGCTGTTTCAATTGGCGTTGGCCATCCAGAGGGAAATCGGAGATCGCCGGCTGGAGGCCATCACTCTGGGTCACTTGGGCACGGCGGAGGCGGAATTAAGTCACATCGAGCGCTCCCGGGAGGCGTTCGAGGGAGCGGAGAAGCTGGCCGAGGCGGGTCACGACGAGTCGCTGAAGGATCTACTCCACCTCGAGCGAGGGCACTTGGATTGCGCGTTGAGCCGACAGGCCGCATCGGAGGGAGATGCCGCCGCCGCCAAGGCCTTTCGCCAGACGGCAGAAAACAAAATTCAGGCGGTCATGGCACGGGGCGGTCCGGACCTTCGGTTCGCGGTGCGAATCCTACGCCGTTCGCTGACGGCGGAATGA
- a CDS encoding pantoate--beta-alanine ligase produces the protein MRTIRSNGAMQKWALDQRRRGKSIGFVPTMGALHAGHLALVRRARSIADRAVVSIFVNPLQFGRGEDLGRYPREHRRDAALLRKEGVDVLFAPGEDRFYPEGFQTHVEVEKISEGLCGRSRPGHFRGVATVVAKLFNIVQPDVALFGRKDFQQVRVIQRMVEDLSIPVRIIEYPTVREVDGLAMSSRNAYLSPEARERAKSLARALREAREIARRGLVDAGKVAVEVRGKLEADGLRVDYVEARSGRTLRPEAVVRPGTVLLAAVWAGDTRLIDNIVLR, from the coding sequence ATGAGAACGATTCGGTCCAACGGCGCGATGCAGAAGTGGGCGCTGGACCAGCGCCGGCGCGGGAAAAGCATCGGCTTTGTGCCCACCATGGGCGCCCTCCACGCCGGGCATCTGGCGCTTGTGCGAAGGGCGCGTTCGATCGCGGACCGGGCCGTGGTCAGCATTTTCGTGAATCCACTCCAGTTCGGGAGGGGCGAGGATTTGGGCCGATACCCCCGGGAGCATCGTCGGGACGCCGCCCTCTTGCGGAAGGAGGGAGTGGATGTCCTCTTCGCGCCCGGGGAAGATCGGTTCTATCCCGAAGGCTTCCAGACGCACGTTGAGGTCGAGAAAATCTCCGAGGGTCTTTGTGGCCGATCCCGTCCCGGTCACTTCCGGGGCGTGGCCACGGTGGTGGCGAAGCTCTTCAATATCGTTCAGCCGGACGTGGCCCTCTTTGGCCGAAAAGACTTCCAGCAGGTGAGAGTCATTCAACGCATGGTGGAGGACCTGAGCATCCCCGTGAGGATTATCGAGTATCCGACCGTGCGGGAAGTTGACGGCCTCGCCATGAGTTCGCGGAACGCGTACCTCTCACCGGAAGCGCGGGAACGGGCGAAGTCCTTGGCAAGGGCACTCCGGGAGGCGCGGGAAATCGCCCGCCGGGGTTTGGTCGATGCCGGAAAAGTGGCCGTGGAAGTTCGGGGAAAACTCGAAGCGGACGGCCTGCGAGTAGACTACGTTGAAGCCCGCTCGGGCCGAACGCTCCGGCCGGAAGCGGTGGTGCGCCCGGGCACGGTTCTCTTGGCAGCGGTGTGGGCGGGAGATACAAGACTCATCGACAATATCGTGCTAAGATAA
- the panB gene encoding 3-methyl-2-oxobutanoate hydroxymethyltransferase: MENEKITAPGILRLKTEQKKIVVLTAYDYTMARILDEAGVDILLVGDSVGSVFSGYSSTLPVTMEEMLYHTRAVARGRKRALLVMDMPFLSYQAGLEEAVRNCGRALKEGGAEAVKLEGGRAIAPTIRRLTELGIPVMGHVGLTPQSIHQMGGYKVQGRAEPDRARIIEDAEAVQESGAFSVVLEGVPSALASEVTRRLKIPTIGIGAGAGCDGQVLVIYDLLGLFQDFSPKFVKRYAELGKEVGQAVREYADDVRSGRFPGPENSF; encoded by the coding sequence ATGGAAAACGAAAAGATCACCGCTCCCGGAATTCTCCGACTCAAGACGGAGCAGAAGAAAATCGTCGTCCTCACCGCCTACGACTACACAATGGCGAGAATACTGGATGAGGCAGGGGTGGATATTCTTCTTGTCGGTGATTCTGTTGGATCAGTATTCTCAGGATATTCCAGTACCTTACCTGTGACTATGGAGGAAATGCTTTATCATACGAGGGCCGTGGCCAGAGGTCGGAAGAGGGCGCTGTTGGTTATGGACATGCCCTTTCTGTCCTACCAAGCCGGCTTGGAAGAGGCCGTCAGAAATTGCGGCAGGGCACTGAAAGAGGGTGGAGCAGAGGCGGTCAAACTCGAAGGAGGGCGGGCGATTGCGCCCACGATCCGCCGACTGACTGAACTTGGAATTCCGGTGATGGGACACGTCGGGTTGACGCCTCAATCGATCCATCAGATGGGCGGCTACAAGGTTCAGGGACGGGCTGAACCTGATCGCGCTCGCATTATCGAGGACGCGGAAGCCGTGCAAGAGTCGGGGGCATTCAGTGTGGTCCTCGAAGGTGTGCCTTCAGCGCTGGCCTCCGAAGTAACCCGGCGGCTCAAGATCCCGACGATCGGCATCGGGGCCGGTGCCGGGTGCGATGGCCAGGTTCTTGTGATCTACGATCTGCTGGGCCTCTTTCAGGATTTTTCTCCCAAGTTTGTGAAACGGTATGCGGAGCTCGGCAAGGAGGTCGGTCAAGCCGTGCGCGAATATGCGGACGACGTTCGTTCGGGCCGCTTTCCGGGTCCGGAAAATTCGTTTTGA